The Lycium ferocissimum isolate CSIRO_LF1 chromosome 1, AGI_CSIRO_Lferr_CH_V1, whole genome shotgun sequence genome includes a region encoding these proteins:
- the LOC132047763 gene encoding uncharacterized protein LOC132047763 isoform X1, whose protein sequence is MASVTMGIVSQLFTSDYATSTHQFCCFSANSSPLHMNFPRKSCLLKRGSLLSTRVSVSTTGNNAKIDGVDDQLSLSPDEIKPARKSADWKAAMTYRERGLIYEGKVEGFNGGGLLIRFYSLVGFLPFPQMSPYHCCKEPQKTIQEIARDLTGSVLSVKVIQADEDKRRLIFSEKEASWLKFSNKINVGDTFQAKVGSVEDYGAFIHLRFPDGSYHLTGLVHVSEVSWDLVHDVRDILTEGDDVRVKIINIDREKSRITLSIKQLEEDPLLETLDKVIHKDSSVHTNSLDSNGSSVIEPLPGLETIIEELLQEDGIYDIIISRQGFEKRVVSQDLQLWLSNAPATGDQFTLLARAGRQVQEIQLTTSLDQEGIKRALQRVLERVP, encoded by the exons ATGGCTTCTGTTACAATGGGCATAGTTTCACAGTTATTTACAAGTGATTATGCTACTTCAACTCATCAGTTTTGTTGTTTTTCAGCTAATTCAAGCCCATTACATATGAACTTCCCAAGGAAAAGTTGTTTGTTGAAAAGGGGTTCTTTGTTAAGCACTAGAGTTTCAGTTTCTACAACTGGTAATAATGCTAAGATTGATGGAGTTGATGATCAGTTGTCTTTGTCCCCTGATGAGATCAAACCAGCTCGT AAGTCTGCTGATTGGAAAGCAGCAATGACATACCGCGAGAGGGGACTGATATACGAGGGCAAGGTTGAAGGCTTCAACGGCGGTGGTTTGCTGATTCGATTTTATTCTCTTGTGGGTTTTCTGCCCTTTCCACAGATGAGCCCTTATCACTGTTGTAAAG AACCACAGAAGACAATTCAAGAGATTGCGAGGGACTTGACCGGTTCTGTCCTCTCTGTGAAG GTAATCCAAGCTGATGAGGACAAAAGAAGATTGATATTCTCTGAAAAGGAAGCAAGCTGGTTAAAGTTTtctaataaaataaatgtagGCGACACTTTTCAAGCGAAGGTCGGTTCCGTTGAGGATTATGGTGCTTTCATTCATCTGCGCTTCCCAGATG GATCTTATCACCTTACTGGGCTTGTCCACGTCTCAGAAGTGTCTTGGGATTTAGTTCATGATGTGAGAGACATCCTTACAGAAGGAGATGATGTGagggtcaaaatcataaatattGACAG GGAAAAATCTAGGATTACCTTGTCAATTAAACAATTGGAGGAAGATCCCTTGCTGGAAACTCTGGACAAAGTAATTCATAAG GATTCATCTGTCCATACTAATTCCTTGGATTCAAACGGCAGCTCGGTTATCGAGCCTCTTCCCGGGCTTGAAACAATAATCGAGGAACTACTACAAGAAGACGG AATATACGACATAATAATCAGTCGACAAGGATTTGAGAAGCGAGTCGTTTCACAGGATTTACAGCTTTGGTTGTCGAAT GCACCAGCTACAGGAGATCAGTTTACTCTACTTGCTCGGGCTGGAAGACAG GTGCAAGAAATACAACTGACAACATCACTTGATCAAGAAGGAATAAAAAGGGCTCTGCAACGGGTCCTAGAACGTGTACCATGA
- the LOC132047984 gene encoding ras-related protein RABA5b-like, which produces MDSSDDDTEEYLFKIVIIGDSAVGKSNLLSRYARDEFNLHSKATIGVEFQTQVLEINGKEVKAQIWDTAGQERFRAVTSAYYRGAFGALLVYDISRRTTFESVTRWLDELNTHCDTTVAKMLIGNKCDLDNIRDVSIEEGAKLAEAEGLFFMETSALDSTNVNKAFEIVIREIYSNVSRKILNSDSYKAELSINRVSLVKDDGEGSNRSWSNCCSR; this is translated from the exons ATGGATTCATCAGATGATGATACTGAAGAGTACCTTTTCAAGATTGTAATAATTGGTGACTCAGCAGTTGGTAAATCTAATTTACTATCAAGATATGCTAGAGATGAGTTTAATTTACATTCAAAAGCAACTATTGGTGTTGAATTTCAAACCCAAGTTCTTGAAATTAATGGTAAAGAAGTTAAAGCTCAGATTTGGGATACTGCTGGTCAAGAAAGGTTTAGAGCTGTTACTTCTGCTTATTATCGTGGTGCTTTTGGTGCATTACTTGTTTATGATATTTCAAGAAGGACTACTTTTGAAAGTGTTACTAGGTGGCTTGATGAGCTTAATA CTCATTGTGATACAACAGTCGCGAAGATGTTGATAGGAAACAAATGTGATTTGGACAACATTAGGGATGTTAGCATTGAAGAAGGGGCGAAGCTTGCAGAAGCAGAAGGATTGTTCTTCATGGAGACGTCCGCATTAGATTCAACAAATGTTAATAAGGCTTTCGAGATTGTCATCCGTGAAATCTACAGCAATGTCAGCCGAAAGATCTTGAATTCGGATTCTTACAAGGCTGAGTTATCTATTAACAGGGTAAGCCTCGTAAAAGATGACGGAGAAGGATCTAATCGATCTTGGAGCAATTGTTGCTCAAGATGA
- the LOC132047763 gene encoding small ribosomal subunit protein bS1c isoform X3 yields the protein MTYRERGLIYEGKVEGFNGGGLLIRFYSLVGFLPFPQMSPYHCCKEPQKTIQEIARDLTGSVLSVKVIQADEDKRRLIFSEKEASWLKFSNKINVGDTFQAKVGSVEDYGAFIHLRFPDGSYHLTGLVHVSEVSWDLVHDVRDILTEGDDVRVKIINIDREKSRITLSIKQLEEDPLLETLDKVIHKDSSVHTNSLDSNGSSVIEPLPGLETIIEELLQEDGIYDIIISRQGFEKRVVSQDLQLWLSNAPATGDQFTLLARAGRQVQEIQLTTSLDQEGIKRALQRVLERVP from the exons ATGACATACCGCGAGAGGGGACTGATATACGAGGGCAAGGTTGAAGGCTTCAACGGCGGTGGTTTGCTGATTCGATTTTATTCTCTTGTGGGTTTTCTGCCCTTTCCACAGATGAGCCCTTATCACTGTTGTAAAG AACCACAGAAGACAATTCAAGAGATTGCGAGGGACTTGACCGGTTCTGTCCTCTCTGTGAAG GTAATCCAAGCTGATGAGGACAAAAGAAGATTGATATTCTCTGAAAAGGAAGCAAGCTGGTTAAAGTTTtctaataaaataaatgtagGCGACACTTTTCAAGCGAAGGTCGGTTCCGTTGAGGATTATGGTGCTTTCATTCATCTGCGCTTCCCAGATG GATCTTATCACCTTACTGGGCTTGTCCACGTCTCAGAAGTGTCTTGGGATTTAGTTCATGATGTGAGAGACATCCTTACAGAAGGAGATGATGTGagggtcaaaatcataaatattGACAG GGAAAAATCTAGGATTACCTTGTCAATTAAACAATTGGAGGAAGATCCCTTGCTGGAAACTCTGGACAAAGTAATTCATAAG GATTCATCTGTCCATACTAATTCCTTGGATTCAAACGGCAGCTCGGTTATCGAGCCTCTTCCCGGGCTTGAAACAATAATCGAGGAACTACTACAAGAAGACGG AATATACGACATAATAATCAGTCGACAAGGATTTGAGAAGCGAGTCGTTTCACAGGATTTACAGCTTTGGTTGTCGAAT GCACCAGCTACAGGAGATCAGTTTACTCTACTTGCTCGGGCTGGAAGACAG GTGCAAGAAATACAACTGACAACATCACTTGATCAAGAAGGAATAAAAAGGGCTCTGCAACGGGTCCTAGAACGTGTACCATGA
- the LOC132047763 gene encoding uncharacterized protein LOC132047763 isoform X2, which yields MASVTMGIVSQLFTSDYATSTHQFCCFSANSSPLHMNFPRKSCLLKRGSLLSTRVSVSTTGNNAKIDGVDDQLSLSPDEIKPARSADWKAAMTYRERGLIYEGKVEGFNGGGLLIRFYSLVGFLPFPQMSPYHCCKEPQKTIQEIARDLTGSVLSVKVIQADEDKRRLIFSEKEASWLKFSNKINVGDTFQAKVGSVEDYGAFIHLRFPDGSYHLTGLVHVSEVSWDLVHDVRDILTEGDDVRVKIINIDREKSRITLSIKQLEEDPLLETLDKVIHKDSSVHTNSLDSNGSSVIEPLPGLETIIEELLQEDGIYDIIISRQGFEKRVVSQDLQLWLSNAPATGDQFTLLARAGRQVQEIQLTTSLDQEGIKRALQRVLERVP from the exons ATGGCTTCTGTTACAATGGGCATAGTTTCACAGTTATTTACAAGTGATTATGCTACTTCAACTCATCAGTTTTGTTGTTTTTCAGCTAATTCAAGCCCATTACATATGAACTTCCCAAGGAAAAGTTGTTTGTTGAAAAGGGGTTCTTTGTTAAGCACTAGAGTTTCAGTTTCTACAACTGGTAATAATGCTAAGATTGATGGAGTTGATGATCAGTTGTCTTTGTCCCCTGATGAGATCAAACCAGCTCGT TCTGCTGATTGGAAAGCAGCAATGACATACCGCGAGAGGGGACTGATATACGAGGGCAAGGTTGAAGGCTTCAACGGCGGTGGTTTGCTGATTCGATTTTATTCTCTTGTGGGTTTTCTGCCCTTTCCACAGATGAGCCCTTATCACTGTTGTAAAG AACCACAGAAGACAATTCAAGAGATTGCGAGGGACTTGACCGGTTCTGTCCTCTCTGTGAAG GTAATCCAAGCTGATGAGGACAAAAGAAGATTGATATTCTCTGAAAAGGAAGCAAGCTGGTTAAAGTTTtctaataaaataaatgtagGCGACACTTTTCAAGCGAAGGTCGGTTCCGTTGAGGATTATGGTGCTTTCATTCATCTGCGCTTCCCAGATG GATCTTATCACCTTACTGGGCTTGTCCACGTCTCAGAAGTGTCTTGGGATTTAGTTCATGATGTGAGAGACATCCTTACAGAAGGAGATGATGTGagggtcaaaatcataaatattGACAG GGAAAAATCTAGGATTACCTTGTCAATTAAACAATTGGAGGAAGATCCCTTGCTGGAAACTCTGGACAAAGTAATTCATAAG GATTCATCTGTCCATACTAATTCCTTGGATTCAAACGGCAGCTCGGTTATCGAGCCTCTTCCCGGGCTTGAAACAATAATCGAGGAACTACTACAAGAAGACGG AATATACGACATAATAATCAGTCGACAAGGATTTGAGAAGCGAGTCGTTTCACAGGATTTACAGCTTTGGTTGTCGAAT GCACCAGCTACAGGAGATCAGTTTACTCTACTTGCTCGGGCTGGAAGACAG GTGCAAGAAATACAACTGACAACATCACTTGATCAAGAAGGAATAAAAAGGGCTCTGCAACGGGTCCTAGAACGTGTACCATGA